A genome region from Macaca fascicularis isolate 582-1 chromosome 3, T2T-MFA8v1.1 includes the following:
- the SCAF4 gene encoding SR-related and CTD-associated factor 4 isoform X2, whose product MDAVNAFNQELFSLMDMKPPISRAKMILITKAAIKAIKLYKHVVQIVEKFIKKCKPEYKVPGLYVIDSIVRQSRHQFGTDKDVFGPRFSKNITATFQYLYLCPSEDKSKIVRVLNLWQKNGVFKIEIIQPLLDMAAGTSNAAPVAESVTNNEGSPPPPVKVSSEPPAQATPNSVPTVPQLPSSDAFAAVAQLFQTTQGQQLQQILQTFQQPPKPQSPALDNAVMAQVQAITAQLKTTPTQPSEQKAAFPPPEQKTAFDKKLLDRFDYDDEPEAVEESKKEDTTAVATTVPAAAVPPAPTATVPAAAAPAAASPPPPQAPFGFPGDGMQQPAYTQNMDQFQPRMMGIQQDPMHHQVPLPPNGQMPGFGLLPTPPFPPMAQPVIPPTPPVQQPFQASFQAQNEPLTQKPHQQEMEVEQPCIQDVKRHMSDNRKSRSRSPKRRRSRSGSRSRRSRHRRSRSRSRDRRRHSPRSRSQERRDREKERERRQKGLPQVKPETASVCSTTLWVGQLDKRTTQQDVASLLEEFGPIESINMIPPRGCAYIVMVHRQDAYRALQKLSRGNYKVNQKSIKIAWALNKGIKADYKQYWDVELGVTYIPWDKVKPEELESFCEGGMLDSDTLNPDWKGIPKKPENEVAQNGGAETSHTEPVSPIPKPLPVPVPPIPVPAPITVPPPQVPPHQPGPPVVGALQPPAFTPPLGIPPPGFGPGVPPPPPPPPFLRPGFNPMHLPPGFLPPGPPPPITPPVSIPPPHTPPISIPNSTIAGINEDTTKDLSIGNPIPTVVSGARGNAESGDSVKMYGSAVPPAAPTNLPTPPVTQPVSLLGTQGVAPGPVIGLQAPSTGLLGARPGLIPLQRPPGMPPPHLQRFPLMPPRPMPPHMMHRGPPPGPGGFAMPPPHGMKGPFPPHGPFVRPGGMPGLGGPGPGPGGPEDRDGRQQPPQQQQQQQQQPQPQPPQQQQQQQQQQQQPPPSQQPPPTQQQPQQFRNDNRQQFNSGRDQERFGRRSFGNRVENDRERYGNRNDDRDNSNRDRREWGRRSPDRDRHRDLEERNRRSSGHRDRERDSRDRESRREKEEARGKEKPEVTDRAGGNKTVEPPISQVGNVDTASELEKGESEAAVLKPSEELPAEATSSVEPEKDSGSAAEAPR is encoded by the exons CTTTATAAGCATGTAGTTCAAATAGTAGAAAAGTTCATCAAAAAG TGTAAACCAGAATACAAGGTTCCAGGATTATATGTAATTGACTCAATTGTGCGACAGTCTCGTCATCAGTTTGGAACTGATAAAGATGTTTTTGGGCCAAGATTCTCTAAAAACATAACCGCCACATTCCAATATTTATATCTTTGTCCATCTGAAGATAAG AGTAAAATAGTTCGTGTGCTGAACCTTTGGCAAAAAAATGGAGTGTTCAAAATTGAAATTATTCAGCCTCTTTTGGACATGGCAGCAGGAACTAGTAATGCAGCCCCAGTAGCAGAAAGTGTTACCAATAATGAAG gctcacctccacctccagtaAAAGTTTCTTCTGAACCTCCCGCACAAGCCACTCCAAACTCCGTCCCAACTGTACCACAGTTGCCCAGCTCTGATGCTTTTGCTGCTGTGGCTCAGCTGTTTCAGACAACTCAAGGCCAACAG CTTCAGCAGATCCTTCAGACTTTTCAACAGCCTCCAAAACCACAGTCTCCTGCCCTTGACAATGCTGTGATGGCTCAGGTTCAGGCTATCACAGCTCAGTTAAAGACAACTCCTACACAACCATCTGAACAAAAAGCTGCTTTCCCCCCACCTGAACAGAAAACTGCATTTGACAAG AAGTTGCTTGATAGATTTGACTATGATGATGAGCCAGAAGCTGTGGAAGAATCAAAGAAAGAGGATACCACTGCCGTTGCCACAACAGTACCTGCTGCTGCTGTGCCCCCTGCACCTACCGCCACTGTGCCTGCTGCTGCTGCACCCGCTgctgcctctcctcctcctccacaggcaccatt TGGCTTTCCTGGAGATGGCATGCAGCAGCCAGCATACACACAAAATATGGATCAGTTTCAGCCACGAATGATGGGAATACAACAGGATCCAATGCACCATCAG gttCCACTTCCTCCTAATGGACAAATGCCAGGATTTGGACTTCTTCCTACACCTCCATTTCCTCCCATGGCTCAGCCTGTGATTCCTCCAACTCCACCAGTGCAGCAGCCTTTCCAAGCTTCTTTTCAGGCACAGAATGAACCACTTACACAGAAGCCACATCAGCAG gaaatgGAAGTAGAACAACCTTGTATTCAAGACGTTAAGCGACATATGTCTGATAACAGAAAGTCAAGATCTAG GTCACCAAAAAGGAGGCGATCTAGATCTGGTTCTAGATCTCGAAGGTCTCGTCATCGACGTTCTCGATCTCGGTCCAGGGATAGACGCCGACATTCTCCTCGATCTCGATCCCAAGAAAGACGGGAtcgagaaaaagagagagaacgtCGACAAAAAGGCCTCCCTCAAGTGAAACCAGAAACTGCAAGTG tttgcaGTACTACCCTCTGGGTGGGACAGCTAGACAAAAGAACTACTCAGCAGGATGTTGCCAGTCTCTTGGAAGAGTTTGGTCCAATTGAATCAATTAAT ATGATTCCTCCCAGGGGTTGTGCCTATATTGTTATGGTTCATAGGCAAGATGCGTATCGTGCCCTGCAGAAACTGAGCCGAGGAAACTATAAAGTGAACCAGAAATCCATAAAG ATTGCCTGGGCCTTAAACAAAGGAATAAAGGCAGATTATAAGCAGTATTGGGATGTAGAACTTGGTGTTACTTATATTCCATGGGACAAAGTCAAGCCTGAGGAACTGGAGAGTTTTTGTGAAGGAGGAATGTTGGACAGTGACACACTTAACCCAG ATTGGAAAGGAATTCCTAAGAAGCCTGAAAATGAAGTTGCTCAAAATGGAGGTGCTGAAACCTCACACACAGAACCAGTATCACCCATACCTAAACCGTTACCTGTGCCTGTCCCTCCTATTCCTGTTCCTGCACCTATAACAGTGCCCCCTCCACAG GTCCCACCACATCAACCAGGTCCACCTGTAGTTGGTGCTCTCCAGCCACCTGCTTTCACGCCACCTCTGGGAATTCCACCTCCAGGCTTCGGTCCTGGtgttcctcctccccctcctcctccaccattTTTGCGCCCAGGATTCAACCCAATGCATTTACCACCAG gttttcttccTCCTGGACCCCCACCTCCTATAACTCCACCAGTATCCATTCCTCCTCCTCACACTCCACCAATAAGCATCCCAAACT CTACTATCGCTGGTATAAATGAAGACACTACAAAAGACTTATCTATTGGAAATCCCATTCCAACAGTGGTGTCTGGGGCTAGAGGAAACGCCGAGTCTGGTGACAGTGTGAAAATGTATGGCTCTGCTGTGCCACCTGCTGCACCCACGAATCTGCCCACCCCTCCTGTAACCCAGCCTGTTTCACTTCTTg GCACTCAAGGAGTTGCCCCTGGTCCTGTAATTGGACTTCAGGCACCATCTACTGGTCTTCTTGGCGCCCGGCCCGGTCTCATCCCACTCCAGCGCCCTCCAGGAATGCCCCCACCTCACTTACAGCGGTTCCCTTTGATGCCGCCCCGTCCCATGCCACCGCACATGATGCACAGAGGCCCGCCGCCAGGACCAGGGGGCTTTGCGATGCCCCCACCTCATGGAATGAAAGGTCCCTTCCCACCACATGGCCCGTTCGTTAGGCCTGGTGGAATGCCAGGGCTCGGGGGcccagggccaggcccagggggTCCTGAAGACAGAGACGGAAGGCAACAGCCGCcgcaacagcaacagcagcagcagcagcagccgcagccgcagccgccccagcaacagcagcagcagcagcagcagcagcagcagccaccacCATCACAACAGCCTCCACCAAcacagcagcagccacagcagtTTAGAAATGATAACAGACAGCAGTTCAATTCAGGTAGAGACCAAGAAAGGTTTGGAAGAAGATCTTTCGGAAATAGGGTGGAAAATGACCGGGAACGGTATGGGAACCGTAATGATGATAGAGATAATAGTAACCGTGACAGGAGAGAGTGGGGAAGGAGGAGCCCTGACCGGGACAGGCACAGAGACTTGGAAGAGAGAAATAGACGCTCTAGTGGGCatcgagacagagagagagattctaGAGATAGAGAGTCTCgtagagagaaggaagaagcacGAGGAAAGGAAAAGCCGGAGGTGACAGACAGGGCAGGTGGTAACAAAACCGTTGAACCTCCCATTAGCCAAGTGGGAAATGTAGACACTGCTTCAGAACTTGAGAAgggggagtctgaggctgcagtccTAAAGCCTTCTGAAGAGTTACCTGCTGAGGCTACCTCATCCGTTGAACCCGAAAAGGATTCTGGCTCAGCAGCAGAGGCTCCTCGTTAA
- the SCAF4 gene encoding SR-related and CTD-associated factor 4 isoform X1, which yields MDAVNAFNQELFSLMDMKPPISRAKMILITKAAIKAIKLYKHVVQIVEKFIKKCKPEYKVPGLYVIDSIVRQSRHQFGTDKDVFGPRFSKNITATFQYLYLCPSEDKSKIVRVLNLWQKNGVFKIEIIQPLLDMAAGTSNAAPVAESVTNNEGSPPPPVKVSSEPPAQATPNSVPTVPQLPSSDAFAAVAQLFQTTQGQQLQQILQTFQQPPKPQSPALDNAVMAQVQAITAQLKTTPTQPSEQKAAFPPPEQKTAFDKKLLDRFDYDDEPEAVEESKKEDTTAVATTVPAAAVPPAPTATVPAAAAPAAASPPPPQAPFGFPGDGMQQPAYTQNMDQFQPRMMGIQQDPMHHQVPLPPNGQMPGFGLLPTPPFPPMAQPVIPPTPPVQQPFQASFQAQNEPLTQKPHQQEMEVEQPCIQDVKRHMSDNRKSRSRSASRSPKRRRSRSGSRSRRSRHRRSRSRSRDRRRHSPRSRSQERRDREKERERRQKGLPQVKPETASVCSTTLWVGQLDKRTTQQDVASLLEEFGPIESINMIPPRGCAYIVMVHRQDAYRALQKLSRGNYKVNQKSIKIAWALNKGIKADYKQYWDVELGVTYIPWDKVKPEELESFCEGGMLDSDTLNPDWKGIPKKPENEVAQNGGAETSHTEPVSPIPKPLPVPVPPIPVPAPITVPPPQVPPHQPGPPVVGALQPPAFTPPLGIPPPGFGPGVPPPPPPPPFLRPGFNPMHLPPGFLPPGPPPPITPPVSIPPPHTPPISIPNSTIAGINEDTTKDLSIGNPIPTVVSGARGNAESGDSVKMYGSAVPPAAPTNLPTPPVTQPVSLLGTQGVAPGPVIGLQAPSTGLLGARPGLIPLQRPPGMPPPHLQRFPLMPPRPMPPHMMHRGPPPGPGGFAMPPPHGMKGPFPPHGPFVRPGGMPGLGGPGPGPGGPEDRDGRQQPPQQQQQQQQQPQPQPPQQQQQQQQQQQQPPPSQQPPPTQQQPQQFRNDNRQQFNSGRDQERFGRRSFGNRVENDRERYGNRNDDRDNSNRDRREWGRRSPDRDRHRDLEERNRRSSGHRDRERDSRDRESRREKEEARGKEKPEVTDRAGGNKTVEPPISQVGNVDTASELEKGESEAAVLKPSEELPAEATSSVEPEKDSGSAAEAPR from the exons CTTTATAAGCATGTAGTTCAAATAGTAGAAAAGTTCATCAAAAAG TGTAAACCAGAATACAAGGTTCCAGGATTATATGTAATTGACTCAATTGTGCGACAGTCTCGTCATCAGTTTGGAACTGATAAAGATGTTTTTGGGCCAAGATTCTCTAAAAACATAACCGCCACATTCCAATATTTATATCTTTGTCCATCTGAAGATAAG AGTAAAATAGTTCGTGTGCTGAACCTTTGGCAAAAAAATGGAGTGTTCAAAATTGAAATTATTCAGCCTCTTTTGGACATGGCAGCAGGAACTAGTAATGCAGCCCCAGTAGCAGAAAGTGTTACCAATAATGAAG gctcacctccacctccagtaAAAGTTTCTTCTGAACCTCCCGCACAAGCCACTCCAAACTCCGTCCCAACTGTACCACAGTTGCCCAGCTCTGATGCTTTTGCTGCTGTGGCTCAGCTGTTTCAGACAACTCAAGGCCAACAG CTTCAGCAGATCCTTCAGACTTTTCAACAGCCTCCAAAACCACAGTCTCCTGCCCTTGACAATGCTGTGATGGCTCAGGTTCAGGCTATCACAGCTCAGTTAAAGACAACTCCTACACAACCATCTGAACAAAAAGCTGCTTTCCCCCCACCTGAACAGAAAACTGCATTTGACAAG AAGTTGCTTGATAGATTTGACTATGATGATGAGCCAGAAGCTGTGGAAGAATCAAAGAAAGAGGATACCACTGCCGTTGCCACAACAGTACCTGCTGCTGCTGTGCCCCCTGCACCTACCGCCACTGTGCCTGCTGCTGCTGCACCCGCTgctgcctctcctcctcctccacaggcaccatt TGGCTTTCCTGGAGATGGCATGCAGCAGCCAGCATACACACAAAATATGGATCAGTTTCAGCCACGAATGATGGGAATACAACAGGATCCAATGCACCATCAG gttCCACTTCCTCCTAATGGACAAATGCCAGGATTTGGACTTCTTCCTACACCTCCATTTCCTCCCATGGCTCAGCCTGTGATTCCTCCAACTCCACCAGTGCAGCAGCCTTTCCAAGCTTCTTTTCAGGCACAGAATGAACCACTTACACAGAAGCCACATCAGCAG gaaatgGAAGTAGAACAACCTTGTATTCAAGACGTTAAGCGACATATGTCTGATAACAGAAAGTCAAGATCTAGGTCAGCATCCAG GTCACCAAAAAGGAGGCGATCTAGATCTGGTTCTAGATCTCGAAGGTCTCGTCATCGACGTTCTCGATCTCGGTCCAGGGATAGACGCCGACATTCTCCTCGATCTCGATCCCAAGAAAGACGGGAtcgagaaaaagagagagaacgtCGACAAAAAGGCCTCCCTCAAGTGAAACCAGAAACTGCAAGTG tttgcaGTACTACCCTCTGGGTGGGACAGCTAGACAAAAGAACTACTCAGCAGGATGTTGCCAGTCTCTTGGAAGAGTTTGGTCCAATTGAATCAATTAAT ATGATTCCTCCCAGGGGTTGTGCCTATATTGTTATGGTTCATAGGCAAGATGCGTATCGTGCCCTGCAGAAACTGAGCCGAGGAAACTATAAAGTGAACCAGAAATCCATAAAG ATTGCCTGGGCCTTAAACAAAGGAATAAAGGCAGATTATAAGCAGTATTGGGATGTAGAACTTGGTGTTACTTATATTCCATGGGACAAAGTCAAGCCTGAGGAACTGGAGAGTTTTTGTGAAGGAGGAATGTTGGACAGTGACACACTTAACCCAG ATTGGAAAGGAATTCCTAAGAAGCCTGAAAATGAAGTTGCTCAAAATGGAGGTGCTGAAACCTCACACACAGAACCAGTATCACCCATACCTAAACCGTTACCTGTGCCTGTCCCTCCTATTCCTGTTCCTGCACCTATAACAGTGCCCCCTCCACAG GTCCCACCACATCAACCAGGTCCACCTGTAGTTGGTGCTCTCCAGCCACCTGCTTTCACGCCACCTCTGGGAATTCCACCTCCAGGCTTCGGTCCTGGtgttcctcctccccctcctcctccaccattTTTGCGCCCAGGATTCAACCCAATGCATTTACCACCAG gttttcttccTCCTGGACCCCCACCTCCTATAACTCCACCAGTATCCATTCCTCCTCCTCACACTCCACCAATAAGCATCCCAAACT CTACTATCGCTGGTATAAATGAAGACACTACAAAAGACTTATCTATTGGAAATCCCATTCCAACAGTGGTGTCTGGGGCTAGAGGAAACGCCGAGTCTGGTGACAGTGTGAAAATGTATGGCTCTGCTGTGCCACCTGCTGCACCCACGAATCTGCCCACCCCTCCTGTAACCCAGCCTGTTTCACTTCTTg GCACTCAAGGAGTTGCCCCTGGTCCTGTAATTGGACTTCAGGCACCATCTACTGGTCTTCTTGGCGCCCGGCCCGGTCTCATCCCACTCCAGCGCCCTCCAGGAATGCCCCCACCTCACTTACAGCGGTTCCCTTTGATGCCGCCCCGTCCCATGCCACCGCACATGATGCACAGAGGCCCGCCGCCAGGACCAGGGGGCTTTGCGATGCCCCCACCTCATGGAATGAAAGGTCCCTTCCCACCACATGGCCCGTTCGTTAGGCCTGGTGGAATGCCAGGGCTCGGGGGcccagggccaggcccagggggTCCTGAAGACAGAGACGGAAGGCAACAGCCGCcgcaacagcaacagcagcagcagcagcagccgcagccgcagccgccccagcaacagcagcagcagcagcagcagcagcagcagccaccacCATCACAACAGCCTCCACCAAcacagcagcagccacagcagtTTAGAAATGATAACAGACAGCAGTTCAATTCAGGTAGAGACCAAGAAAGGTTTGGAAGAAGATCTTTCGGAAATAGGGTGGAAAATGACCGGGAACGGTATGGGAACCGTAATGATGATAGAGATAATAGTAACCGTGACAGGAGAGAGTGGGGAAGGAGGAGCCCTGACCGGGACAGGCACAGAGACTTGGAAGAGAGAAATAGACGCTCTAGTGGGCatcgagacagagagagagattctaGAGATAGAGAGTCTCgtagagagaaggaagaagcacGAGGAAAGGAAAAGCCGGAGGTGACAGACAGGGCAGGTGGTAACAAAACCGTTGAACCTCCCATTAGCCAAGTGGGAAATGTAGACACTGCTTCAGAACTTGAGAAgggggagtctgaggctgcagtccTAAAGCCTTCTGAAGAGTTACCTGCTGAGGCTACCTCATCCGTTGAACCCGAAAAGGATTCTGGCTCAGCAGCAGAGGCTCCTCGTTAA
- the SCAF4 gene encoding SR-related and CTD-associated factor 4 isoform X3: MDAVNAFNQELFSLMDMKPPISRAKMILITKAAIKAIKLYKHVVQIVEKFIKKCKPEYKVPGLYVIDSIVRQSRHQFGTDKDVFGPRFSKNITATFQYLYLCPSEDKSKIVRVLNLWQKNGVFKIEIIQPLLDMAAGTSNAAPVAESVTNNEGSPPPPVKVSSEPPAQATPNSVPTVPQLPSSDAFAAVAQLFQTTQGQQLQQILQTFQQPPKPQSPALDNAVMAQVQAITAQLKTTPTQPSEQKAAFPPPEQKTAFDKKLLDRFDYDDEPEAVEESKKEDTTAVATTVPAAAVPPAPTATVPAAAAPAAASPPPPQAPFGFPGDGMQQPAYTQNMDQFQPRMMGIQQDPMHHQVPLPPNGQMPGFGLLPTPPFPPMAQPVIPPTPPVQQPFQASFQAQNEPLTQKPHQQEMEVEQPCIQDVKRHMSDNRKSRSRSASRSPKRRRSRSGSRSRRSRHRRSRSRSRDRRRHSPRSRSQERRDREKERERRQKGLPQVKPETASVCSTTLWVGQLDKRTTQQDVASLLEEFGPIESINMIPPRGCAYIVMVHRQDAYRALQKLSRGNYKVNQKSIKIAWALNKGIKADYKQYWDVELGVTYIPWDKVKPEELESFCEGGMLDSDTLNPDWKGIPKKPENEVAQNGGAETSHTEPVSPIPKPLPVPVPPIPVPAPITVPPPQVPPHQPGPPVVGALQPPAFTPPLGIPPPGFGPGVPPPPPPPPFLRPGFNPMHLPPGFLPPGPPPPITPPVSIPPPHTPPISIPNLVSGARGNAESGDSVKMYGSAVPPAAPTNLPTPPVTQPVSLLGTQGVAPGPVIGLQAPSTGLLGARPGLIPLQRPPGMPPPHLQRFPLMPPRPMPPHMMHRGPPPGPGGFAMPPPHGMKGPFPPHGPFVRPGGMPGLGGPGPGPGGPEDRDGRQQPPQQQQQQQQQPQPQPPQQQQQQQQQQQQPPPSQQPPPTQQQPQQFRNDNRQQFNSGRDQERFGRRSFGNRVENDRERYGNRNDDRDNSNRDRREWGRRSPDRDRHRDLEERNRRSSGHRDRERDSRDRESRREKEEARGKEKPEVTDRAGGNKTVEPPISQVGNVDTASELEKGESEAAVLKPSEELPAEATSSVEPEKDSGSAAEAPR, translated from the exons CTTTATAAGCATGTAGTTCAAATAGTAGAAAAGTTCATCAAAAAG TGTAAACCAGAATACAAGGTTCCAGGATTATATGTAATTGACTCAATTGTGCGACAGTCTCGTCATCAGTTTGGAACTGATAAAGATGTTTTTGGGCCAAGATTCTCTAAAAACATAACCGCCACATTCCAATATTTATATCTTTGTCCATCTGAAGATAAG AGTAAAATAGTTCGTGTGCTGAACCTTTGGCAAAAAAATGGAGTGTTCAAAATTGAAATTATTCAGCCTCTTTTGGACATGGCAGCAGGAACTAGTAATGCAGCCCCAGTAGCAGAAAGTGTTACCAATAATGAAG gctcacctccacctccagtaAAAGTTTCTTCTGAACCTCCCGCACAAGCCACTCCAAACTCCGTCCCAACTGTACCACAGTTGCCCAGCTCTGATGCTTTTGCTGCTGTGGCTCAGCTGTTTCAGACAACTCAAGGCCAACAG CTTCAGCAGATCCTTCAGACTTTTCAACAGCCTCCAAAACCACAGTCTCCTGCCCTTGACAATGCTGTGATGGCTCAGGTTCAGGCTATCACAGCTCAGTTAAAGACAACTCCTACACAACCATCTGAACAAAAAGCTGCTTTCCCCCCACCTGAACAGAAAACTGCATTTGACAAG AAGTTGCTTGATAGATTTGACTATGATGATGAGCCAGAAGCTGTGGAAGAATCAAAGAAAGAGGATACCACTGCCGTTGCCACAACAGTACCTGCTGCTGCTGTGCCCCCTGCACCTACCGCCACTGTGCCTGCTGCTGCTGCACCCGCTgctgcctctcctcctcctccacaggcaccatt TGGCTTTCCTGGAGATGGCATGCAGCAGCCAGCATACACACAAAATATGGATCAGTTTCAGCCACGAATGATGGGAATACAACAGGATCCAATGCACCATCAG gttCCACTTCCTCCTAATGGACAAATGCCAGGATTTGGACTTCTTCCTACACCTCCATTTCCTCCCATGGCTCAGCCTGTGATTCCTCCAACTCCACCAGTGCAGCAGCCTTTCCAAGCTTCTTTTCAGGCACAGAATGAACCACTTACACAGAAGCCACATCAGCAG gaaatgGAAGTAGAACAACCTTGTATTCAAGACGTTAAGCGACATATGTCTGATAACAGAAAGTCAAGATCTAGGTCAGCATCCAG GTCACCAAAAAGGAGGCGATCTAGATCTGGTTCTAGATCTCGAAGGTCTCGTCATCGACGTTCTCGATCTCGGTCCAGGGATAGACGCCGACATTCTCCTCGATCTCGATCCCAAGAAAGACGGGAtcgagaaaaagagagagaacgtCGACAAAAAGGCCTCCCTCAAGTGAAACCAGAAACTGCAAGTG tttgcaGTACTACCCTCTGGGTGGGACAGCTAGACAAAAGAACTACTCAGCAGGATGTTGCCAGTCTCTTGGAAGAGTTTGGTCCAATTGAATCAATTAAT ATGATTCCTCCCAGGGGTTGTGCCTATATTGTTATGGTTCATAGGCAAGATGCGTATCGTGCCCTGCAGAAACTGAGCCGAGGAAACTATAAAGTGAACCAGAAATCCATAAAG ATTGCCTGGGCCTTAAACAAAGGAATAAAGGCAGATTATAAGCAGTATTGGGATGTAGAACTTGGTGTTACTTATATTCCATGGGACAAAGTCAAGCCTGAGGAACTGGAGAGTTTTTGTGAAGGAGGAATGTTGGACAGTGACACACTTAACCCAG ATTGGAAAGGAATTCCTAAGAAGCCTGAAAATGAAGTTGCTCAAAATGGAGGTGCTGAAACCTCACACACAGAACCAGTATCACCCATACCTAAACCGTTACCTGTGCCTGTCCCTCCTATTCCTGTTCCTGCACCTATAACAGTGCCCCCTCCACAG GTCCCACCACATCAACCAGGTCCACCTGTAGTTGGTGCTCTCCAGCCACCTGCTTTCACGCCACCTCTGGGAATTCCACCTCCAGGCTTCGGTCCTGGtgttcctcctccccctcctcctccaccattTTTGCGCCCAGGATTCAACCCAATGCATTTACCACCAG gttttcttccTCCTGGACCCCCACCTCCTATAACTCCACCAGTATCCATTCCTCCTCCTCACACTCCACCAATAAGCATCCCAAACT TGGTGTCTGGGGCTAGAGGAAACGCCGAGTCTGGTGACAGTGTGAAAATGTATGGCTCTGCTGTGCCACCTGCTGCACCCACGAATCTGCCCACCCCTCCTGTAACCCAGCCTGTTTCACTTCTTg GCACTCAAGGAGTTGCCCCTGGTCCTGTAATTGGACTTCAGGCACCATCTACTGGTCTTCTTGGCGCCCGGCCCGGTCTCATCCCACTCCAGCGCCCTCCAGGAATGCCCCCACCTCACTTACAGCGGTTCCCTTTGATGCCGCCCCGTCCCATGCCACCGCACATGATGCACAGAGGCCCGCCGCCAGGACCAGGGGGCTTTGCGATGCCCCCACCTCATGGAATGAAAGGTCCCTTCCCACCACATGGCCCGTTCGTTAGGCCTGGTGGAATGCCAGGGCTCGGGGGcccagggccaggcccagggggTCCTGAAGACAGAGACGGAAGGCAACAGCCGCcgcaacagcaacagcagcagcagcagcagccgcagccgcagccgccccagcaacagcagcagcagcagcagcagcagcagcagccaccacCATCACAACAGCCTCCACCAAcacagcagcagccacagcagtTTAGAAATGATAACAGACAGCAGTTCAATTCAGGTAGAGACCAAGAAAGGTTTGGAAGAAGATCTTTCGGAAATAGGGTGGAAAATGACCGGGAACGGTATGGGAACCGTAATGATGATAGAGATAATAGTAACCGTGACAGGAGAGAGTGGGGAAGGAGGAGCCCTGACCGGGACAGGCACAGAGACTTGGAAGAGAGAAATAGACGCTCTAGTGGGCatcgagacagagagagagattctaGAGATAGAGAGTCTCgtagagagaaggaagaagcacGAGGAAAGGAAAAGCCGGAGGTGACAGACAGGGCAGGTGGTAACAAAACCGTTGAACCTCCCATTAGCCAAGTGGGAAATGTAGACACTGCTTCAGAACTTGAGAAgggggagtctgaggctgcagtccTAAAGCCTTCTGAAGAGTTACCTGCTGAGGCTACCTCATCCGTTGAACCCGAAAAGGATTCTGGCTCAGCAGCAGAGGCTCCTCGTTAA